In Neofelis nebulosa isolate mNeoNeb1 chromosome 10, mNeoNeb1.pri, whole genome shotgun sequence, one DNA window encodes the following:
- the NKAPD1 gene encoding uncharacterized protein NKAPD1 isoform X2: MSRVPLGKVLLRNVIRHTDAHNKIQEESDMWKIRELEKQMEDAYRGTKRKMLPSSSSRMRSDGFDEESQRDYWRPKTEISGALEDDFLKAKSWNKKLYDYEANMPDRWGHSGYKELYPEEFETDSDQQDITNGKKTSPQVKSSTHESHKHKKSKKSHKKKQKKKSHKKQKKSKKEATDVTADSSSEFSEETGASSTGKRKQPHKRKKKSRKKSLKKPALFLDAESDTSQSDDSASSSSEEGEERDTKKTKRKKREKKVHIPVVNNEIQERTNKRTNWKVATDERSAESSEDD; encoded by the exons ATGTCCCGGGTTCCATTGGGGAAAGTCCTCCTGAGGAATGTCATCCGGCATACAGATGCTCACAATAAG attcaGGAGGAATCAGATATGTGGAAAATAAGAGAACTGGAGAAACAGATGGAAGATGCCTACCGGGGaaccaaaaggaaaatgttaCCCAGTAGTTCAAG CCGGATGCGTAGTGATGGTTTTGATGAAGAAAGTCAAAGAGACTATTGGAGGCCAAAGACTGAAATTTCTGGGGCACTGGAAGATGACTTTCTTAAGGCTAAATCCTGGAATAAGAAGTTATATGATTATGAAGCTAATATGCCAGACAG ATGGGGTCACAGCGGTTACAAAGAGTTATACCCTGAAGAATTTGAAACAGACAG TGACCAGCAAGATAttaccaatggaaaaaaaacatctCCCCAAGTAAAATCATCTACCCACGAGTCTCACAAACACAAGAAGTCAAAGAAATCCcacaaaaaaaagcagaaaaaaaagtcacacaaaaaacagaagaaaagcaaaaaggaagccACAGATGTAACAGCAGATTCCTCAAGCGAGTTTTCAGAAGAAACTGGGGCTTCTAGTACCGGGAAAAGGAAACAGCCACATAAGCGCAagaaaaaatccaggaaaaaGTCGCTCAAGAAACCTGCTTTATTCTTGGATGCAGAAAGTGATACTTCCCAGTCCGATGATTCCGCATCCAGCAGTTCTGAGGAAGGCGAGGAAAGAGACACtaagaaaaccaaaaggaaaaagagagagaaaaaagtccATATCCCTGTAGTTAACAATGAAATACAGGAGAGGACAAACAAACGCACAAATTGGAAAGTGGCTACAGATGAAAGGTCTGCAGAGAGTTCAGAGGATGactaa
- the TIMM8B gene encoding mitochondrial import inner membrane translocase subunit Tim8 B, producing MRTHARRKAGSSRWTMAELGEADEAELQRLVAAEQQKAQFTAQVHHFMELCWDKCVEKPGNRLDSRTENCLSSCVDRFIDTTLAITSRFAQIVQKGGQ from the exons ATGCGCACACACGCTCGTAGGAAGGCCGGGAGTTCGAGGTGGACGATGGCGGAGCTGGGTGAGGCGGACGAAGCGGAGTTGCAGCGCCTGGTGGCAGCCGAACAACAGAAAGCGCAGTTCACGGCACAG gtGCATCACTTCATGGAGCTATGCTGGGATAAATGTGTGGAGAAGCCAGGGAATCGCCTAGACTCTCGCACTGAAAACTGCCTCTCCAGCTGTGTGGACCGCTTCATTGACACTACTCTTGCTATCACCAGTCGCTTTGCCCAGATTGTACAGAAAGGAGGGCAATAG
- the NKAPD1 gene encoding uncharacterized protein NKAPD1 isoform X1, whose amino-acid sequence MSRVPLGKVLLRNVIRHTDAHNKIQEESDMWKIRELEKQMEDAYRGTKRKMLPSSSSRMRSDGFDEESQRDYWRPKTEISGALEDDFLKAKSWNKKLYDYEANMPDRWGHSGYKELYPEEFETDSSDQQDITNGKKTSPQVKSSTHESHKHKKSKKSHKKKQKKKSHKKQKKSKKEATDVTADSSSEFSEETGASSTGKRKQPHKRKKKSRKKSLKKPALFLDAESDTSQSDDSASSSSEEGEERDTKKTKRKKREKKVHIPVVNNEIQERTNKRTNWKVATDERSAESSEDD is encoded by the exons ATGTCCCGGGTTCCATTGGGGAAAGTCCTCCTGAGGAATGTCATCCGGCATACAGATGCTCACAATAAG attcaGGAGGAATCAGATATGTGGAAAATAAGAGAACTGGAGAAACAGATGGAAGATGCCTACCGGGGaaccaaaaggaaaatgttaCCCAGTAGTTCAAG CCGGATGCGTAGTGATGGTTTTGATGAAGAAAGTCAAAGAGACTATTGGAGGCCAAAGACTGAAATTTCTGGGGCACTGGAAGATGACTTTCTTAAGGCTAAATCCTGGAATAAGAAGTTATATGATTATGAAGCTAATATGCCAGACAG ATGGGGTCACAGCGGTTACAAAGAGTTATACCCTGAAGAATTTGAAACAGACAG tAGTGACCAGCAAGATAttaccaatggaaaaaaaacatctCCCCAAGTAAAATCATCTACCCACGAGTCTCACAAACACAAGAAGTCAAAGAAATCCcacaaaaaaaagcagaaaaaaaagtcacacaaaaaacagaagaaaagcaaaaaggaagccACAGATGTAACAGCAGATTCCTCAAGCGAGTTTTCAGAAGAAACTGGGGCTTCTAGTACCGGGAAAAGGAAACAGCCACATAAGCGCAagaaaaaatccaggaaaaaGTCGCTCAAGAAACCTGCTTTATTCTTGGATGCAGAAAGTGATACTTCCCAGTCCGATGATTCCGCATCCAGCAGTTCTGAGGAAGGCGAGGAAAGAGACACtaagaaaaccaaaaggaaaaagagagagaaaaaagtccATATCCCTGTAGTTAACAATGAAATACAGGAGAGGACAAACAAACGCACAAATTGGAAAGTGGCTACAGATGAAAGGTCTGCAGAGAGTTCAGAGGATGactaa
- the PIH1D2 gene encoding PIH1 domain-containing protein 2, translated as MESSSKGLLTQVTQFWNLLDDLAESNPEGYEKFIQQQLKEGEQLCATPEPWLCLQTRILKPKEKILFINLCQWKRIPAPQSNTHPVPLSIGRPEDRFETSDVYTVIDVAYNPDVLQAAEKDQVKKDQLIQMAMKCIEEKLQFTLSHSYGITNFRIKGSIQRMKQNLLRMQTDPTNLREKMKKELTLEQISSTVSNPDTFQLLLPKDEVSSKTRCLIEEISSTESQVEMKEPAYELKIVADQNEKPLKIEIKVELPGINSASVCDLSVSEDDLLIEVPEKYRLYLNLPESVDTEMTTAKFIKEKATLIIIMPLV; from the exons ATGGAGTCTTCCTCAAAGGGTCTGCTCACCCAAGTTACTCAGTTCTGGAACCTCCTAGACGATCTGGCTGAAAGCAACCCTGAGGGCTACGAGAAGTTTATTCAACAGCAGCTGAAAGAAGGGGAACAGCTCTGTGCCACCCCAGAACCATGGCTCTGTCTACAAACCAGGATCCTG aaaccaaaggaaaaaatacttttcatCAACCTGTGTCAGTGGAAAAGGATCCCAGCTCCCCAGTCAAACACTCATCCGGTACCTCTAAGTATTGGCAGACCAGAAGATAGGTTTGAGACATCAG atgtttatacaGTCATCGATGTGGCCTACAATCCTGATGTTCTCCAGGCAGCAGAAAAGGACCAAGTGAAAAAAGATCAATTAATACAGATGGCCATGAAATGCATTGAGGAAAAACTCCAATTCACTCTCTCACACTCTTACGGCATTACTAACTTTAGAATAAAAGGAAGCATTCAAAGGATGAAACAAAATCTGTTGAGAATGCAAACTGACCCCAcaaatttaagagagaaaatgaaaaagg aaCTAACCCTTGAACAGATAAGTAGTACTGTGAGCAATCCAGACACCTTCCAACTTTTATTGCCAAAAGATGAAGTTTCAAGCAAAACAAGGTGTCTGATAGAGGAGATTTCCAGTACAGAGAGCCAGGTAGAGATGAAGGAACCAGCCTATGAATTAAAAATTGTGGCTGATCAGAATGAGAAACCtctgaaaattgaaataaaagttgAATTACCTGGTATTAATTCCGCATCTGTCTGTGACCTTAGTGTTTCTGAG GATGACTTACTGATTGAGGTCCCTGAAAAGTACAGATTATATCTGAATCTTCCAGAATCTGTGGATACTGAAATGACTACAGCAAAATTTATCAAAGAGAAAGCTACATTAATCATCATAATGCCACTGGTATAA